The following proteins are encoded in a genomic region of Helicobacter macacae MIT 99-5501:
- a CDS encoding acetolactate synthase large subunit produces MAKSLNGSQMLIEALRLEGVEVIFGYPGGAVLNIYDEIYKQEHFRHILTRHEQAAIHAADGYARASGKVGVAIITSGPGFTNAVTGIATAYMDSIPLVVISGQVPTSQIGTDAFQEIDAVGISRPCTKHNYLVQDIKDLPRIIKEAFYIARSGRFGPVLIDIPKDISAKFGEFVYPKEVALRTYKPTLKPNSRQVKKLIEALSYAKRPLAYIGGGAVLGQAHEEIRQIVSRLGIPCVETLMARGCLESSNPFLLGMVGMHGSYAANMAMCECDLLISLGARFDDRVTGKVSEFARSAKIAHIDIDPSSIGKIIDIDFPIVGDIKLACKEILTLLDSTDLPQKSTEDKNTLSATNYDEWRKHLGKYMSANPMFFNDSAITIKPQWIIQELGKNFYGKAIVSTDVGQHQMWVAQFYPFSMPRELLTSGGLGTMGFGLPAAMGAYFAQPKKHIFNISGDGSILMNIQELMTCVENQIPVINIVLNNNYLGMVRQWQTFFYEDRFSHTDLSLQPNFVALAESFGAVGFRIESKEDFAPTLKKAIESKKVCIIDVVIDRFENVLPMVPTNAPLDRMILPQKALDSASVIEVQVKKEAKATKITPRALSKKK; encoded by the coding sequence ATGGCGAAATCACTAAATGGCTCACAAATGCTTATAGAAGCCCTACGATTAGAGGGTGTGGAAGTCATATTTGGCTATCCCGGTGGGGCTGTGCTAAATATCTATGATGAAATCTACAAGCAAGAGCATTTCCGCCATATTTTGACTAGGCACGAGCAAGCTGCCATACACGCAGCAGACGGATACGCACGCGCTAGTGGCAAAGTAGGCGTGGCTATCATCACTTCAGGACCGGGCTTTACAAACGCCGTTACAGGTATCGCTACGGCTTATATGGACTCTATCCCTCTAGTAGTCATAAGCGGGCAAGTCCCCACAAGCCAAATCGGCACAGATGCGTTCCAAGAAATCGATGCAGTGGGAATCTCTCGCCCTTGCACCAAGCACAACTACCTAGTCCAAGACATAAAAGACTTGCCTAGAATCATAAAAGAAGCGTTTTATATCGCAAGAAGTGGGCGATTTGGACCTGTGCTGATTGACATTCCAAAGGACATTTCAGCCAAATTTGGAGAGTTTGTCTATCCTAAAGAAGTCGCCCTGCGAACTTATAAGCCCACGCTAAAGCCAAATTCTCGCCAAGTAAAAAAACTAATAGAAGCCCTAAGCTATGCAAAAAGACCGCTTGCATACATAGGTGGAGGCGCGGTGCTAGGGCAAGCACACGAGGAGATAAGGCAGATAGTCTCACGGCTAGGGATTCCCTGTGTAGAGACGCTTATGGCTCGCGGTTGCTTAGAATCTAGCAATCCATTTTTGCTAGGAATGGTGGGAATGCACGGGAGCTATGCGGCAAATATGGCAATGTGTGAGTGCGATTTGCTTATCTCACTAGGAGCGAGGTTTGATGATAGGGTTACAGGCAAGGTTAGTGAGTTTGCTAGAAGTGCCAAAATCGCTCATATTGACATAGACCCAAGTTCTATTGGCAAAATCATTGACATAGATTTTCCAATAGTTGGAGACATAAAGCTAGCTTGTAAAGAGATTTTGACTTTGCTAGATTCCACAGATTTGCCACAAAAAAGCACAGAGGATAAAAATACGCTAAGTGCTACAAACTACGATGAGTGGCGAAAGCATTTAGGCAAGTATATGAGTGCAAATCCTATGTTTTTTAATGATTCTGCCATCACGATAAAGCCTCAATGGATTATCCAAGAGCTAGGCAAGAATTTTTATGGTAAAGCGATAGTTTCTACCGATGTGGGACAGCACCAAATGTGGGTGGCGCAGTTTTATCCATTTAGTATGCCAAGAGAGCTGCTTACAAGTGGTGGGCTAGGGACTATGGGTTTTGGCTTGCCTGCGGCTATGGGAGCATATTTCGCACAACCAAAAAAGCATATTTTCAACATTAGTGGCGATGGCAGTATTTTGATGAATATCCAAGAGTTGATGACTTGCGTAGAAAATCAAATCCCTGTGATAAATATCGTGCTAAACAACAACTACTTGGGTATGGTGCGACAATGGCAGACATTTTTTTATGAGGATAGATTTTCTCACACCGATTTGAGCTTGCAGCCAAATTTTGTCGCCCTAGCAGAGTCATTTGGCGCGGTAGGATTTCGCATAGAATCCAAAGAGGATTTTGCCCCCACGCTAAAAAAAGCCATAGAATCCAAAAAAGTCTGCATTATTGATGTGGTGATAGATAGGTTTGAAAATGTCTTGCCTATGGTGCCGACAAATGCCCCACTTGATAGAATGATACTACCTCAAAAGGCATTAGATTCTGCCTCTGTCATAGAAGTGCAAGTAAAAAAAGAAGCAAAAGCCACAAAAATCACACCCCGCGCTTTGTCAAAAAAGAAGTAG
- the radA gene encoding DNA repair protein RadA, which translates to MAKKSSLFECQHCGWQTTKWLGKCGECGSWDSLIELNQVQKEFIKTQNSAISTSGLNSAKTPLPITQISSEQNHFFSSFEEELDIVLGGGIVRGGLYLVGGSPGVGKSTLLLKVAGNLAKNSHNVLYVSGEESAGQIRLRAQRLGAIHNQLFLLNEINLDSIKFALQNGAKQVESKNPNDENHKGEKSQKHTKDSAGFDLCIIDSIQTIYSPNVASAPGSISQVREITFELMRLAKENNISIFIIGHITKEGSIAGPRVLEHMVDCVLYFEGDSSKELRLLRGFKNRFGTTSEIGIFEMSADGLKSAKDASRAFFTRKKSVAGSAVSVILEGSRALVIEIQALVSESYGNPRRQSTGFDSNRLNMLLALLERKLEIPLNRYDVFVNVVGGIKISETSADLCVVAAIISSFRNRPLGIESAFIGEVSLTGDVREVGNLEVRLKEMQSYGLKKAIVPKIPSFQTAIKCFAVSEVSEVLERM; encoded by the coding sequence ATGGCAAAAAAATCTAGCCTTTTTGAATGTCAGCATTGTGGTTGGCAGACAACAAAATGGCTTGGAAAATGCGGAGAATGCGGTAGCTGGGATAGTTTGATAGAGCTAAACCAAGTCCAAAAAGAGTTTATCAAAACACAAAATAGCGCAATCTCTACTAGCGGGCTAAATAGCGCAAAAACTCCACTTCCTATCACGCAAATAAGTAGCGAGCAAAATCACTTTTTTAGCTCATTTGAGGAGGAGCTAGACATCGTGCTAGGTGGGGGAATCGTGCGCGGTGGGCTATATCTTGTGGGTGGTAGTCCGGGAGTTGGAAAATCAACACTTTTGCTAAAAGTCGCAGGCAATCTCGCCAAAAACTCACACAATGTGCTGTATGTGAGTGGTGAGGAGAGTGCTGGACAGATACGACTTCGAGCGCAACGACTTGGCGCGATTCACAATCAGCTATTTTTGCTAAATGAAATAAACCTAGATTCTATCAAATTTGCCCTCCAAAATGGTGCAAAACAAGTGGAATCAAAAAATCCAAATGATGAAAATCATAAAGGTGAAAAAAGTCAAAAGCATACAAAAGATTCCGCTGGATTTGATTTGTGCATCATTGATTCTATTCAGACGATTTACTCGCCAAATGTAGCTTCTGCTCCGGGTTCTATAAGTCAAGTGCGTGAGATTACATTTGAGCTTATGCGACTTGCCAAAGAAAACAATATCAGCATTTTTATCATCGGGCATATCACAAAAGAGGGTAGCATAGCGGGGCCTCGCGTGCTAGAGCATATGGTGGATTGCGTGTTGTATTTTGAGGGGGATTCTAGCAAGGAGCTAAGGCTGCTTAGAGGGTTCAAAAATCGCTTTGGCACGACTAGTGAAATCGGCATCTTTGAGATGAGTGCAGATGGCTTAAAAAGTGCCAAAGACGCTTCTAGGGCATTTTTTACACGCAAAAAAAGTGTGGCAGGGAGCGCGGTTAGCGTGATTTTGGAGGGCTCTAGGGCGTTAGTGATTGAGATTCAAGCATTGGTAAGTGAGAGCTATGGCAATCCACGGCGACAATCCACAGGCTTTGATAGCAATCGGCTAAATATGCTCCTAGCCCTGCTAGAGCGCAAGCTAGAGATTCCACTAAATCGATATGATGTGTTTGTCAATGTCGTGGGCGGGATAAAGATTAGCGAGACTAGCGCGGATTTGTGTGTGGTGGCTGCGATTATCTCTAGCTTTCGCAATCGTCCTTTGGGGATAGAGAGTGCTTTCATCGGCGAGGTAAGCCTAACAGGCGATGTGCGTGAGGTAGGCAACCTTGAAGTGCGACTAAAAGAAATGCAAAGCTATGGGCTAAAAAAAGCGATAGTCCCAAAAATACCGAGCTTTCAAACCGCTATCAAATGCTTTGCTGTAAGCGAAGTGAGCGAAGTGCTTGAGCGAATGTAA